In one window of Plasmodium berghei ANKA genome assembly, chromosome: 14 DNA:
- a CDS encoding DNA-binding chaperone, putative produces the protein MNTMNQYNAPNNEFKKDDKIFCIEDIANKSSPKYENDIKNLPLVSNEHCVNVRKKKIEPAGFAFYTKYEIPILKEKEKILTKNKNKNIPIDELFLYKDKIDYLEEIKNNKDDDENKDNSKNLKNEEYQKNDNYYEENNNSKKKEEKASLKKNSNIVKKCINNNINVYKVLGVEESDDFETIKLAYKKLILIFHPDKNKGTSILNEKEKAKKKKKNNNNDNKNDEAKKDISYYIEKYNIEKLTQEEKKSMFLKVQDSYAVLSDKILRKQYDSSIPFDETIPTKTALDEAPNFYEFLSPVFKRNAKWSSKKPVPNIGDENTSIDKVKYFYDFWYEFTSWRDFSYQNEYDYEDAECREERRWMERENKKIQKKASKAEKLRINKLVDLAYNNDPRIIAENKRIELEKQRKKELAMLEKQKNKMNTTTNVLQSTSKNSSNDSIDQTNSSNDKKNKDNKAASKIWKHHIKSICVTKLYNIFNFNLIQDKLNDMPFDTLCQFIYEIYLFLNFNINKPENSSVEKFSISPNLGKNENSQTKENKQNEKETTFINTSKNTRMPNNNDNNKRRGKNASSNNTGNEGNKNTGFIGHLKGVELSEKDIELLLDIFRKYINNFNTILEMKENINTQDIKNEKGNPEQNDVHTDEKNNIKTNCYQNNKVANEEIKEKNNTKEIDVEEKKNKKEGDESTENNTSTKWTPQEVSLLSKALKLYPGGTKNRWNVIANSIKTKNVKEVIKKAKEMFENETLKNLSKNFEESAFDNFKNQNKGVMKKIDNKLDKREYKHINDQNNISSAHSSDNNSEQKKPWTHEEQMLLEKALMKHPATIPTKERLKLVANELKTRSVEEIVLRLKTIKAKIMAKNAAK, from the coding sequence ccaaaatatgaaaatgatataaaaaatctaCCACTTGTTTCGAATGAACATTGTGTAAATGTAaggaagaaaaaaatagaacCAGCAGGGTTTGCATTCTATACTAAATATGAAATACCAATATTAAAagagaaagaaaaaattttgacaaaaaataaaaataaaaatattcctATTGATGagctttttttatataaagacAAAATAGATTACTTAGAGGagattaaaaataataaagatgatgatgaaaataaggataatagtaaaaatttaaaaaatgaggaatatcaaaaaaatgataattattacgaggaaaataataatagtaagAAGAAAGAGGAGAAGGCTagcttaaaaaaaaattcaaatatagtaaaaaaatgtataaataataatataaatgtttatAAAGTATTAGGTGTAGAAGAATCTGATGATTTCGAAACTATTAAATTGgcatacaaaaaattaattttaatttttcatcctgataaaaataaaggaaCTAGTATATTAAacgaaaaagaaaaagcgaaaaaaaaaaaaaaaaataacaacaatgataataaaaatgatgaagcaaaaaaagatatttcatattatatagaaaagtataatattgaaaaattaacccaagaagaaaaaaaaagtatgtTCTTAAAAGTCCAAGATTCATATGCTGTCTTATCTGATAAAATTTTGAGAAAACAATATGACAGCTCTATTCCTTTTGATGAAACAATACCAACTAAAACTGCATTAGATGAGGCTCCAAACTTCTATGAATTCTTAAGTCCagtttttaaaagaaatgcTAAATGGTCAAGTAAAAAGCCAGTACCAAATATAGGAGATGAAAATACAAGTATAGAcaaagtaaaatatttttatgatttttgGTATGAATTTACAAGCTGGAGAGACTTTTCATATCAAAACGAATATGACTATGAAGATGCTGAATGCAGAGAAGAAAGACGATGGATGGAaagagaaaataaaaaaattcaaaaaaaagcaTCAAAAGCTGAAAAATtaagaataaataaattagtaGATTTagcatataataatgaccCAAGAATAATTGCAGAAAACAAAAGGATAGAATTAGaaaaacaaagaaaaaaagagCTAGCCATGttagaaaaacaaaaaaataaaatgaacaCAACAACAAATGTGTTACAATCTACAAGCAAAAATAGTAGTAATGATAGTATTGATCAAACAAATTCTtctaatgataaaaaaaataaagataataaagCTGCATCTAAAATATGGAAGCATCATATTAAATCTATTTGTgtaacaaaattatataatatttttaattttaatttaatacaAGATAAACTGAATGATATGCCATTTGATACACTGTGtcaatttatatatgaaatatatttatttttaaattttaacataaataaGCCAGAAAATTCGTCCGTCGAAAAATTTAGCATAAGCCCAAATCTTgggaaaaatgaaaatagccaaacaaaagaaaataagCAAAATGAAAAGGAAACTACATTTATAAACACAAGTAAAAATACTCGAATGCCCAacaataatgataataataaacgTAGAGGAAAAAATGCATCATCAAATAATACAGGAAATGAAGGTAACAAAAATACTGGATTTATAGGGCATTTAAAAGGCGTTGAATTGAGTGAAAAAGATATAGAATTATTACTTGacatttttagaaaatatataaataattttaacacAATTTTAGaaatgaaagaaaatattaatactcaagatataaaaaatgaaaagggGAACCCAGAACAAAATGATGTACATactgatgaaaaaaataatattaagaCAAATTGTTaccaaaataataaagttgctaatgaagaaataaaggaaaaaaataatactaaaGAAATAGATGTagaagagaaaaaaaacaaaaaagagGGTGATGAAAGTACAGAAAACAATACAAGCACAAAATGGACGCCCCAAGAAGTTTCCTTATTGTCAAAGGCTTTAAAGCTATACCCAGGCGGAACTAAAAATAGATGGAATGTTATTGCAAACAgtattaaaacaaaaaatgttaaagaAGTTATTAAAAAAGCCAAAGAAATGTTCGAAAATgaaacattaaaaaatttgagTAAGAATTTTGAAGAATCAGcatttgataattttaaaaatcaaaataaaggggtaatgaaaaaaatagataatAAATTAGATAAAAGagaatataaacatataaatgatCAGAATAATATAAGTAGTGCTCATAGTAGTGATAATAATTctgaacaaaaaaaaccCTGGACCCATGAAGAGCAAATGCTTTTAGAAAAAGCGCTAATGAAACACCCAGCAACTATACCCACAAAAGAAAGGCTAAAATTGGTAGCAAACGAATTGAAAACTCGATCAGTCGAAGAAATTGTTCTCCGACTTAAAACAATCAAAGCAAAAATCATGGCAAAAAATGCTGCTAAATAG
- a CDS encoding meiotic recombination protein SPO11, putative, which translates to MHDETDIISVLEKHVFSFILKLLDEKQKKVISKNNIIEITRLYYIIEIILKNINDNIYTTLRQIFYTNPQLFISQNISNRTIGKLTQIIKKPREILNIYNSPKGIIRGNLLLKERNLSDWIDCMSIFETRGHLISPFGVLDLKIATTVKYVLIIEKETVFFKLLQSNFIFKYGPLILITAKGFPDINTRQLIHEIQKKNKTLKFFCLTDYDAYGLNVAFTYSAKFESKNYYMDDISINNLQWISIFTPEEGIRKKTLKETDFTKLSLKDIRIMDNICTRLNDSNKFGASETNRWVKQVENMKRSGIKYEIDAISDMEKHLDTKIKELL; encoded by the exons atgcacGATGAAACTGATATAATAAGCGTGTTGGAAAAACACGTGTTTAGTTTTATTCTAAAATTATTAGATgaaaagcaaaaaaaagttatctcaaaaaataatataattgaaaTAACAAGATTATATTACATTATCGAAATAATACTTAAAAAcattaatgataatatatacacaacTTTGAggcaaatattttatacaaatcctcaattgtttatatcacaaaatatttcaaatagAACAATAGGAAAATTAacacaaattataaaaaaaccaagggaaatattaaatatatataattctcCTAAGGGAATAATTAGGGGAAACctattattaaaagaaagaaaTTTAA GCGATTGGATTGACTGCATGAGTATTTTTGAA ACAAGAGGGCATTTAATATCTCCATTTGGAGTATTAGATTTAAAAATAGCAACAACGGtgaaatatgttttaataattgaaaaagaaacagttttttttaaactaCTTCAATCaaatttcatatttaaataCGGACCACTGATTTTAATTACTGCTAAGGGCTTTCCtg ATATAAATACCAGACAACTCATACACGAaattcagaaaaaaaataaaactctAAAGTTTTTTTGCTTAACTGATTATGATGCTTATG GCTTGAATGTCGCTTTCACATATTCCGCAAAATTCGAgtcaaaaaattatt atatgGACGATATatcaattaataatttgcAATGGATAAGTATATTCACTCCAGAAGAAGgaattcgaaaaaaaactttGAAAGAAACCGATTTTACCAAATTATCCTTAAAAGATATTCGAATTATGGACAA CATATGTACAAGGTTAAATGACAGCAACAAATTTGGAGCTTCTGAAACGAATCGATGGGT AAAACAAGTTGAGAATATGAAAAGATCAGGGATAAAATACGAAATTGATGCAATATCAGATATGGAAAAACATTTAGATACCAAAATTAAAGAACTcctttag